One genomic segment of Ascaphus truei isolate aAscTru1 chromosome 23, aAscTru1.hap1, whole genome shotgun sequence includes these proteins:
- the LOC142473182 gene encoding uncharacterized protein LOC142473182 isoform X3: protein MSNSTNVTVSSCHLSPGPTCTSVSVAQPYLHLYLSPGRTYTSISVARPYLHHCHPFLPTTSISVTRSHLHLYICHPFLPTTSISVTRSYLPPLYLSPVPTYHLSICHPVLPTPLSVTRPYLPPLYLSPVPTYHLSICHPVLPTPLSVTRPYLHLCHPALPTPLYLSPGPTYTSICHPALPTPLSPGPTYTSISVTRSYLHLCHPVLPTPLYLSPGPTYTSIYHPFLPTTSICHPALPTPLYLSPGPTNTSISVTRPYQHLYICHPVLPTPLSITRSYLPPLSVTRPYLHLCICHPALPTPLSPGPTYTSVTRPYLHLCHPAQPTPLYLSPGPTYTSVTRSYLHLYICHPVPPTPLYLSPGPTYTSISVTRSYLHLCICHPSLPTPLSPGPTYTSVTRSYLHLCICYPALPTPLSITRSYLPPLSVTRPYLHLCICHPALPTPLYLSPGPTNTSIAVTRPYLPSLYLSPGPTYHLYICHPALPTPLYLSPGPTYTSICHPALPTISISVTRPYLPSLYLSPGPTYISISITRPNLHLYICHPALPTPLSVTRPYLHLYLSPGPTYTSVTRPYLHLYICHPALPTPLYLSPGPTYNTVTRPYLHLCHPTLPTPLSPGPTYTTVTRPYLHLYLSPGHTYTSICHPALPTPLSVTRPYLHLYLSPGPTYTSICHPALPTPLSVTRPYLHLYLSPGPTYTTVTRPYLHHCHPALPTPLSPGPTYTTVTRPYLHLYLSPGPTYTSICHPALPTPLSVTRPYLHLYLSPGPTYTSICHAALPTPLSVTRPYLHLYLSPGPTYTSICHPVLLTPLSVTRSYLHLYLSPGPTYTSISVTRSYLHLYPSPGPTYHLYICHPALPTTSISVTRPYLHLYLSPGPTYTSICHPALPTPLYLSPGPTYTFIRHPALPTTSISVTRPYLPPLYPSPGPTYHLYICHPVLPTPLSVTRPYLPPLYLSPGPTYTSISVTRPNLPSLYLSPGPTYTSIYVTQPYLHLYICHPAQPTPLSVTRPYLPPLYLSPGPTYISISVTRPNLHLYICHPALPTTSISVTRPNLHLYICHPTKPTISISVTGPNYTSISVTRPYLHLYICHPALPTPLYLSPDPTYHLYICHPLPPKPLCIYSHSGLVDVPEIQRRRRLSPASEGH from the exons ATGAGTAACAGTACTAATGTCACTGTGTCATCGTGTCATCTGTCACCCGGTCCTACCTGCACCTCTGTATCTGTCGCCCAGCCCTACCTACACCTCTATCTGTCACCCGGTCGTACCTACACCTCTATATCTGTCGCCCGGCCCTACCTACACCACTGTCACCCGTTCCTACCTACCACCTCTATATCTGTCACCCGGTCCCACCTACACCTCTATATCTGTCACCCGTTCCTACCTACCACCTCTATATCTGTCACCCGTTCCTACCTACCACCTCTATATCTGTCACCCGTTCCTACCTAccacctctctatctgtcaccCGGTCCTACCTACACCTCTATCTGTCACCCGGCCCTACCTACCACCTCTATATCTGTCACCCGTTCCTACCTAccacctctctatctgtcaccCGGTCCTACCTACACCTCTATCTGTCACCCGGCCCTACCTACACCTCTGTCACCCGGCCCTACCTACACCTCTGTATCTGTCACCCGGCCCTACCTACACCTCTATCTGTCACCCGGCCCTACCTACACCTCTGTCACCCGGCCCTACCTACACCTCTATATCTGTCACCCGGTCCTACCTACACCTCTGTCACCCGGTCCTACCTACACCTCTGTATCTGTCACCCGGCCCTACCTACACCTCTATCTATCACCCGTTCCTACCTACCACCTCTATCTGTCACCCGGCCCTACCTACACCTCTGTATCTGTCACCCGGCCCTACCAACACCTCTATATCTGTCACCCGGCCCTACCAACACCTCTATATCTGTCACCCGGTCCTACCTACACCTCTATCTATCACCCGTTCCTACCTACCACCTCTATCTGTCACCCGGCCCTACCTACACCTCTGTATCTGTCACCCGGCCCTACCTACACCACTGTCACCGGGCCCTACCTACACCTCTGTCACCCGGCCCTACCTACACCTCTGTCACCCGGCCCAACCTACACCTCTATATCTGTCGCCCGGCCCTACCTACACCTCTGTCACCCGGTCCTACCTACACCTCTATATCTGTCACCCGGTCCCACCTACACCTCTATATCTGTCACCCGGTCCCACCTACACCTCTATATCTGTCACCCGTTCCTACCTACACCTCTGTATCTGTCACCCGTCCCTACCTACACCTCTGTCACCCGGCCCTACCTACACCTCTGTCACCCGGTCCTACCTACACCTCTGTATCTGTTACCCGGCCCTACCTACACCTCTATCTATCACCCGTTCCTACCTACCACCTCTATCTGTCACCCGGCCCTACCTACACCTCTGTATCTGTCACCCGGCCCTACCAACACCTCTATATCTGTCACCCGGCCCTACCAACACCTCTATAGCTGTCACCCGGCCCTACCTACCATCTCTATATCTGTCACCCGGCCCTACCTACCATCTCTATATCTGTCACCCGGCCCTACCTACACCTCTATATCTGTCACCCGGCCCTACCTACACCTCTATCTGTCACCCGGCCCTACCTACCATCTCTATATCTGTCACCCGGCCCTACCTACCATCTCTATATCTGTCACCCGGCCCTACCTACATCTCTATATCTATCACCCGGCCCAACCTACACCTCTATATCTGTCACCCGGCCCTACCTACACCTCTATCTGTCACCCGGCCCTACCTACACCTCTATCTGTCACCCGGCCCTACCTACACCTCTGTCACCCGACCCTACCTACATCTCTATATCTGTCACCCGGCCCTACCTACACCTCTGTATCTGTCACCCGGCCCTACCTACAACACTGTCACCCGGCCCTACCTACACCTCTGTCACCCGACCCTACCTACACCACTGTCACCCGGCCCTACCTACACCACTGTCACCCGGCCCTACCTACACCTCTATCTGTCACCCGGCCATACCTACACCTCTATCTGTCACCCGGCCCTACCTACACCTCTATCTGTCACCCGGCCCTACCTACACCTCTATCTGTCACCCGGCCCTACCTACACCTCTATCTGTCACCCGGCCCTACCTACACCTCTATCTGTCACCCGGCCCTACCTACACCTCTATCTGTCACCCGGCCCTACCTACACCACTGTCACCCGACCCTACCTACACCACTGTCACCCGGCCCTACCTACACCACTGTCACCCGGCCCTACCTACACCACTGTCACCCGGCCCTACCTACACCTCTATCTGTCACCCGGCCCTACCTACACCTCTATCTGTCACCCAGCCCTACCTACACCTCTATCTGTCACCCGGCCATACCTACACCTCTATCTGTCACCCGGCCCTACCTACACCTCTATCTGTCACGCAGCCCTACCTACACCTCTATCTGTCACCCGGCCCTACCTACACCTCTATCTGTCACCCGGCCCTACCTACACCTCTATCTGTCACCCGGTCCTACTTACACCTCTATCTGTCACCCGGTCCTACCTACACCTCTATCTGTCACCCGGCCCTACCTACACCTCTATATCTGTCACCCGGTCCTACCTACACCTTTATCCGTCACCCGGCCCTACCTACCACCTCTATATCTGTCACCCGGCCCTACCTACCACCTCTATATCTGTCACCCGGCCCTACCTACACCTCTATCTGTCACCCGGTCCTACCTACACCTCTATCTGTCACCCGGCCCTACCTACACCTCTATATCTGTCACCCGGTCCTACCTACACCTTTATCCGTCACCCGGCCCTACCTACCACCTCTATATCTGTCACCCGGCCCTACCTACCACCTCTATATCCGTCACCCGGCCCTACCTACCACCTCTATATCTGTCACCCGGTCCTACCTACACCTCTATCCGTCACCCGGCCCTACCTACCACCTCTATATCTGTCACCCGGCCCTACCTACACCTCTATATCTGTCACCCGGCCCAACCTACCATCTCTATATCTGTCACCCGGCCCTACCTACACCTCTATATATGTCACCCAGCCCTACCTACACCTCTATATCTGTCACCCGGCCCAACCTACACCTCTATCCGTCACCCGGCCCTACCTACCACCTCTATATCTGTCACCCGGCCCTACCTACATCTCTATATCTGTCACCCGGCCCAACCTACATCTCTATATCTGTCACCCAGCCCTACCTACCACCTCTATATCTGTCACCCGGCCCAACCTACATCTCTATATCTGTCACCCGACCAAACCTACCATCTCTATATCTGTCACCGGCCCTAACTACACCTCTATATCTGTCACCCGGCCCTACCTACATCTCTATATCTGTCACCCAGCCCTACCTACACCTCTATATCTGTCACCCGACCCAAC CTACCACCTCTatatctgtcaccccctgccccccaaacCTTTGTGCATTTATTCACATTCTGGCCTAGTGGATGTCCCAGAGATACAGCGCAGACGGCGACTCTCTCCAGCCTCAGAGGGGCATTAA
- the LOC142473182 gene encoding uncharacterized protein LOC142473182 isoform X6 encodes MSNSTNVTVSSCHLSPGPTCTSVSVAQPYLHLYLSPGRTYTSISVARPYLHHCHPFLPTTSISVTRSHLHLYICHPFLPTTSISVTRSYLPPLYLSPVPTYHLSICHPVLPTPLSVTRPYLPPLYLSPVPTYHLSICHPVLPTPLSVTRPYLHLCHPALPTPLYLSPGPTYTSICHPALPTPLSPGPTYTSISVTRSYLHLCHPVLPTPLYLSPGPTYTSIYHPFLPTTSICHPALPTPLYLSPGPTNTSISVTRPYQHLYICHPVLPTPLSITRSYLPPLSVTRPYLHLCICHPALPTPLSPGPTYTSVTRPYLHLCHPAQPTPLYLSPGPTYTSVTRSYLHLYICHPVPPTPLYLSPGPTYTSISVTRSYLHLCICHPSLPTPLSPGPTYTSVTRSYLHLCICYPALPTPLSITRSYLPPLSVTRPYLHLCICHPALPTPLYLSPGPTNTSIAVTRPYLPSLYLSPGPTYHLYICHPALPTPLYLSPGPTYTSICHPALPTISISVTRPYLPSLYLSPGPTYISISITRPNLHLYICHPALPTPLSVTRPYLHLYLSPGPTYTSVTRPYLHLYICHPALPTPLYLSPGPTYNTVTRPYLHLCHPTLPTPLSPGPTYTTVTRPYLHLYLSPGHTYTSICHPALPTPLSVTRPYLHLYLSPGPTYTSICHPALPTPLSVTRPYLHLYLSPGPTYTTVTRPYLHHCHPALPTPLSPGPTYTTVTRPYLHLYLSPGPTYTSICHPALPTPLSVTRPYLHLYLSPGPTYTSICHAALPTPLSVTRPYLHLYLSPGPTYTSICHPVLLTPLSVTRSYLHLYLSPGPTYTSISVTRSYLHLYPSPGPTYHLYICHPALPTTSISVTRPYLHLYLSPGPTYTSICHPALPTPLYLSPGPTYTFIRHPALPTTSISVTRPYLPPLYPSPGPTYHLYICHPVLPTPLSVTRPYLPPLYLSPGPTYTSISVTRPNLPSLYLSPGPTYTSIYVTQPYLHLYICHPAQPTPLSVTRPYLPPLYLSPGPTYISISVTRPNLHLYICHPALPTTSISVTRPNLHLYICHPTKPTISISVTGPNYTSISVTRPYLHLYICHPTQPTTSISVTPCPPNLCAFIHILA; translated from the exons ATGAGTAACAGTACTAATGTCACTGTGTCATCGTGTCATCTGTCACCCGGTCCTACCTGCACCTCTGTATCTGTCGCCCAGCCCTACCTACACCTCTATCTGTCACCCGGTCGTACCTACACCTCTATATCTGTCGCCCGGCCCTACCTACACCACTGTCACCCGTTCCTACCTACCACCTCTATATCTGTCACCCGGTCCCACCTACACCTCTATATCTGTCACCCGTTCCTACCTACCACCTCTATATCTGTCACCCGTTCCTACCTACCACCTCTATATCTGTCACCCGTTCCTACCTAccacctctctatctgtcaccCGGTCCTACCTACACCTCTATCTGTCACCCGGCCCTACCTACCACCTCTATATCTGTCACCCGTTCCTACCTAccacctctctatctgtcaccCGGTCCTACCTACACCTCTATCTGTCACCCGGCCCTACCTACACCTCTGTCACCCGGCCCTACCTACACCTCTGTATCTGTCACCCGGCCCTACCTACACCTCTATCTGTCACCCGGCCCTACCTACACCTCTGTCACCCGGCCCTACCTACACCTCTATATCTGTCACCCGGTCCTACCTACACCTCTGTCACCCGGTCCTACCTACACCTCTGTATCTGTCACCCGGCCCTACCTACACCTCTATCTATCACCCGTTCCTACCTACCACCTCTATCTGTCACCCGGCCCTACCTACACCTCTGTATCTGTCACCCGGCCCTACCAACACCTCTATATCTGTCACCCGGCCCTACCAACACCTCTATATCTGTCACCCGGTCCTACCTACACCTCTATCTATCACCCGTTCCTACCTACCACCTCTATCTGTCACCCGGCCCTACCTACACCTCTGTATCTGTCACCCGGCCCTACCTACACCACTGTCACCGGGCCCTACCTACACCTCTGTCACCCGGCCCTACCTACACCTCTGTCACCCGGCCCAACCTACACCTCTATATCTGTCGCCCGGCCCTACCTACACCTCTGTCACCCGGTCCTACCTACACCTCTATATCTGTCACCCGGTCCCACCTACACCTCTATATCTGTCACCCGGTCCCACCTACACCTCTATATCTGTCACCCGTTCCTACCTACACCTCTGTATCTGTCACCCGTCCCTACCTACACCTCTGTCACCCGGCCCTACCTACACCTCTGTCACCCGGTCCTACCTACACCTCTGTATCTGTTACCCGGCCCTACCTACACCTCTATCTATCACCCGTTCCTACCTACCACCTCTATCTGTCACCCGGCCCTACCTACACCTCTGTATCTGTCACCCGGCCCTACCAACACCTCTATATCTGTCACCCGGCCCTACCAACACCTCTATAGCTGTCACCCGGCCCTACCTACCATCTCTATATCTGTCACCCGGCCCTACCTACCATCTCTATATCTGTCACCCGGCCCTACCTACACCTCTATATCTGTCACCCGGCCCTACCTACACCTCTATCTGTCACCCGGCCCTACCTACCATCTCTATATCTGTCACCCGGCCCTACCTACCATCTCTATATCTGTCACCCGGCCCTACCTACATCTCTATATCTATCACCCGGCCCAACCTACACCTCTATATCTGTCACCCGGCCCTACCTACACCTCTATCTGTCACCCGGCCCTACCTACACCTCTATCTGTCACCCGGCCCTACCTACACCTCTGTCACCCGACCCTACCTACATCTCTATATCTGTCACCCGGCCCTACCTACACCTCTGTATCTGTCACCCGGCCCTACCTACAACACTGTCACCCGGCCCTACCTACACCTCTGTCACCCGACCCTACCTACACCACTGTCACCCGGCCCTACCTACACCACTGTCACCCGGCCCTACCTACACCTCTATCTGTCACCCGGCCATACCTACACCTCTATCTGTCACCCGGCCCTACCTACACCTCTATCTGTCACCCGGCCCTACCTACACCTCTATCTGTCACCCGGCCCTACCTACACCTCTATCTGTCACCCGGCCCTACCTACACCTCTATCTGTCACCCGGCCCTACCTACACCTCTATCTGTCACCCGGCCCTACCTACACCACTGTCACCCGACCCTACCTACACCACTGTCACCCGGCCCTACCTACACCACTGTCACCCGGCCCTACCTACACCACTGTCACCCGGCCCTACCTACACCTCTATCTGTCACCCGGCCCTACCTACACCTCTATCTGTCACCCAGCCCTACCTACACCTCTATCTGTCACCCGGCCATACCTACACCTCTATCTGTCACCCGGCCCTACCTACACCTCTATCTGTCACGCAGCCCTACCTACACCTCTATCTGTCACCCGGCCCTACCTACACCTCTATCTGTCACCCGGCCCTACCTACACCTCTATCTGTCACCCGGTCCTACTTACACCTCTATCTGTCACCCGGTCCTACCTACACCTCTATCTGTCACCCGGCCCTACCTACACCTCTATATCTGTCACCCGGTCCTACCTACACCTTTATCCGTCACCCGGCCCTACCTACCACCTCTATATCTGTCACCCGGCCCTACCTACCACCTCTATATCTGTCACCCGGCCCTACCTACACCTCTATCTGTCACCCGGTCCTACCTACACCTCTATCTGTCACCCGGCCCTACCTACACCTCTATATCTGTCACCCGGTCCTACCTACACCTTTATCCGTCACCCGGCCCTACCTACCACCTCTATATCTGTCACCCGGCCCTACCTACCACCTCTATATCCGTCACCCGGCCCTACCTACCACCTCTATATCTGTCACCCGGTCCTACCTACACCTCTATCCGTCACCCGGCCCTACCTACCACCTCTATATCTGTCACCCGGCCCTACCTACACCTCTATATCTGTCACCCGGCCCAACCTACCATCTCTATATCTGTCACCCGGCCCTACCTACACCTCTATATATGTCACCCAGCCCTACCTACACCTCTATATCTGTCACCCGGCCCAACCTACACCTCTATCCGTCACCCGGCCCTACCTACCACCTCTATATCTGTCACCCGGCCCTACCTACATCTCTATATCTGTCACCCGGCCCAACCTACATCTCTATATCTGTCACCCAGCCCTACCTACCACCTCTATATCTGTCACCCGGCCCAACCTACATCTCTATATCTGTCACCCGACCAAACCTACCATCTCTATATCTGTCACCGGCCCTAACTACACCTCTATATCTGTCACCCGGCCCTAC CTACACCTCTATATCTGTCACCCGACCCAAC CTACCACCTCTatatctgtcaccccctgccccccaaacCTTTGTGCATTTATTCACATTCTGGCCTAG
- the LOC142473182 gene encoding uncharacterized protein LOC142473182 isoform X13 — protein sequence MSNSTNVTVSSCHLSPGPTCTSVSVAQPYLHLYLSPGRTYTSISVARPYLHHCHPFLPTTSISVTRSHLHLYICHPFLPTTSISVTRSYLPPLYLSPVPTYHLSICHPVLPTPLSVTRPYLPPLYLSPVPTYHLSICHPVLPTPLSVTRPYLHLYLSPGPTYTSVTRPYLHLYICHPVLPTPLSPGPTYTSVSVTRPYLHLYLSPVPTYHLYLSPGPTYTSVSVTRPYQHLYICHPALPTPLYLSPGPTYTSIYHPFLPTTSICHPALPTPLYLSPGPTYTTVTGPYLHLCHPALPTPLSPGPTYTSISVARPYLHLCHPVLPTPLYLSPGPTYTSISVTRSHLHLYICHPFLPTPLYLSPVPTYTSVTRPYLHLCHPVLPTPLYLLPGPTYTSIYHPFLPTTSICHPALPTPLYLSPGPTNTSISVTRPYQHLYSCHPALPTISISVTRPYLPSLYLSPGPTYTSISVTRPYLHLYLSPGPTYHLYICHPALPTISISVTRPYLHLYIYHPAQPTPLYLSPGPTYTSICHPALPTPLSVTRPYLHLCHPTLPTSLYLSPGPTYTSVSVTRPYLQHCHPALPTPLSPDPTYTTVTRPYLHHCHPALPTPLSVTRPYLHLYLSPGPTYTSICHPALPTPLSVTRPYLHLYLSPGPTYTSICHPALPTPLSVTRPYLHHCHPTLPTPLSPGPTYTTVTRPYLHHCHPALPTPLSVTRPYLHLYLSPSPTYTSICHPAIPTPLSVTRPYLHLYLSRSPTYTSICHPALPTPLSVTRPYLHLYLSPGPTYTSICHPVLPTPLSVTRPYLHLYICHPVLPTPLSVTRPYLPPLYLSPGPTYHLYICHPALPTPLSVTRSYLHLYLSPGPTYTSISVTRSYLHLYPSPGPTYHLYICHPALPTTSISVTRPYLPPLYLSPGPTYTSISVTPCPPNLCAFIHILA from the exons ATGAGTAACAGTACTAATGTCACTGTGTCATCGTGTCATCTGTCACCCGGTCCTACCTGCACCTCTGTATCTGTCGCCCAGCCCTACCTACACCTCTATCTGTCACCCGGTCGTACCTACACCTCTATATCTGTCGCCCGGCCCTACCTACACCACTGTCACCCGTTCCTACCTACCACCTCTATATCTGTCACCCGGTCCCACCTACACCTCTATATCTGTCACCCGTTCCTACCTACCACCTCTATATCTGTCACCCGTTCCTACCTACCACCTCTATATCTGTCACCCGTTCCTACCTAccacctctctatctgtcaccCGGTCCTACCTACACCTCTATCTGTCACCCGGCCCTACCTACCACCTCTATATCTGTCACCCGTTCCTACCTAccacctctctatctgtcaccCGGTCCTACCTACACCTCTATCTGTCACCCGGCCCTACCTACAC CTCTATCTGTCACCCGGCCCTACCTACACCTCTGTCACCCGGCCCTACCTACACCTCTATATCTGTCACCCGGTCCTACCTACACCTCTGTCACCCGGTCCTACCTACACCTCTGTATCTGTCACCCGGCCCTACCTACACCTCTATCTATCACCCGTTCCTACCTACCACCTCTATCTGTCACCCGGCCCTACCTACACCTCTGTATCTGTCACCCGGCCCTACCAACACCTCTATATCTGTCACCCGGCCCTACCAACACCTCTATATCTGTCACCCGGTCCTACCTACACCTCTATCTATCACCCGTTCCTACCTACCACCTCTATCTGTCACCCGGCCCTACCTACACCTCTGTATCTGTCACCCGGCCCTACCTACACCACTGTCACCGGGCCCTACCTACACCTCTGTCACCCGGCCCTACCTACACCTCTGTCACCCGGCCCAACCTACACCTCTATATCTGTCGCCCGGCCCTACCTACACCTCTGTCACCCGGTCCTACCTACACCTCTATATCTGTCACCCGGTCCCACCTACACCTCTATATCTGTCACCCGGTCCCACCTACACCTCTATATCTGTCACCCGTTCCTACCTACACCTCTGTATCTGTCACCCGTCCCTACCTACACCTCTGTCACCCGGCCCTACCTACACCTCTGTCACCCGGTCCTACCTACACCTCTGTATCTGTTACCCGGCCCTACCTACACCTCTATCTATCACCCGTTCCTACCTACCACCTCTATCTGTCACCCGGCCCTACCTACACCTCTGTATCTGTCACCCGGCCCTACCAACACCTCTATATCTGTCACCCGGCCCTACCAACACCTCTATAGCTGTCACCCGGCCCTACCTACCATCTCTATATCTGTCACCCGGCCCTACCTACCATCTCTATATCTGTCACCCGGCCCTACCTACACCTCTATATCTGTCACCCGGCCCTACCTACACCTCTATCTGTCACCCGGCCCTACCTACCATCTCTATATCTGTCACCCGGCCCTACCTACCATCTCTATATCTGTCACCCGGCCCTACCTACATCTCTATATCTATCACCCGGCCCAACCTACACCTCTATATCTGTCACCCGGCCCTACCTACACCTCTATCTGTCACCCGGCCCTACCTACACCTCTATCTGTCACCCGGCCCTACCTACACCTCTGTCACCCGACCCTACCTACATCTCTATATCTGTCACCCGGCCCTACCTACACCTCTGTATCTGTCACCCGGCCCTACCTACAACACTGTCACCCGGCCCTACCTACACCTCTGTCACCCGACCCTACCTACACCACTGTCACCCGGCCCTACCTACACCACTGTCACCCGGCCCTACCTACACCTCTATCTGTCACCCGGCCATACCTACACCTCTATCTGTCACCCGGCCCTACCTACACCTCTATCTGTCACCCGGCCCTACCTACACCTCTATCTGTCACCCGGCCCTACCTACACCTCTATCTGTCACCCGGCCCTACCTACACCTCTATCTGTCACCCGGCCCTACCTACACCTCTATCTGTCACCCGGCCCTACCTACACCACTGTCACCCGACCCTACCTACACCACTGTCACCCGGCCCTACCTACACCACTGTCACCCGGCCCTACCTACACCACTGTCACCCGGCCCTACCTACACCTCTATCTGTCACCCGGCCCTACCTACACCTCTATCTGTCACCCAGCCCTACCTACACCTCTATCTGTCACCCGGCCATACCTACACCTCTATCTGTCACCCGGCCCTACCTACACCTCTATCTGTCACGCAGCCCTACCTACACCTCTATCTGTCACCCGGCCCTACCTACACCTCTATCTGTCACCCGGCCCTACCTACACCTCTATCTGTCACCCGGTCCTACTTACACCTCTATCTGTCACCCGGTCCTACCTACACCTCTATCTGTCACCCGGCCCTACCTACACCTCTATATCTGTCACCCGGTCCTACCTACACCTTTATCCGTCACCCGGCCCTACCTACCACCTCTATATCTGTCACCCGGCCCTACCTACCACCTCTATATCTGTCACCCGGCCCTACCTACACCTCTATCTGTCACCCGGTCCTACCTACACCTCTATCTGTCACCCGGCCCTACCTACACCTCTATATCTGTCACCCGGTCCTACCTACACCTTTATCCGTCACCCGGCCCTACCTACCACCTCTATATCTGTCACCCGGCCCTACCTACCACCTCTATATCCGTCACCCGGCCCTACCTACCACCTCTATATCTGTCACCCGGTCCTACCTACAC CTCTatatctgtcaccccctgccccccaaacCTTTGTGCATTTATTCACATTCTGGCCTAG